A window from Azoarcus sp. DD4 encodes these proteins:
- a CDS encoding porin translates to MWIADRRQCRNMGAVQHPRRGRRLQAIVLALTLLAAQPASSERPMTVDDAGTLAAGGGKLELGWSRDDDLRGLELAAGYAPLENLELELAYARGHNPARDPWRNQWSRGLAVKWVPLQPETGLALGIRYEIVREAFEPDDGPRRWGRSQGLTGLASWRWASGEALHLNLGREWGRFDGDDEAVTTWGVGAEHALSDGLSLTVETYGDSGSRPDRAAGGRYEVADGVKLSAAVGRGNDRSFFNAGLTWEF, encoded by the coding sequence ATGTGGATTGCAGATCGGCGGCAGTGCCGCAACATGGGCGCCGTGCAGCACCCGCGCCGCGGGCGCAGGCTGCAGGCGATAGTCCTTGCCCTGACTTTGCTGGCGGCGCAACCGGCCAGCAGCGAGCGGCCGATGACGGTGGACGACGCCGGCACCCTGGCGGCCGGCGGCGGCAAGCTGGAACTCGGCTGGTCGCGCGACGACGACCTGCGCGGGCTCGAACTGGCGGCAGGCTATGCGCCGCTCGAGAACTTGGAGCTGGAACTGGCCTACGCGCGTGGCCACAACCCGGCCCGCGACCCCTGGCGCAACCAGTGGAGCCGGGGCCTTGCCGTCAAGTGGGTGCCGCTGCAGCCGGAAACCGGGCTTGCCCTCGGCATCAGGTACGAAATCGTGCGCGAGGCGTTCGAGCCTGACGATGGCCCGCGTCGGTGGGGCCGCAGTCAGGGGCTGACCGGCCTGGCGAGCTGGCGCTGGGCGTCGGGCGAGGCGTTGCATCTCAATCTGGGCCGGGAATGGGGCCGTTTCGATGGCGACGACGAGGCGGTCACCACCTGGGGCGTGGGCGCCGAGCACGCCTTGTCGGACGGGTTGAGCCTGACGGTGGAAACCTACGGCGACAGCGGTAGCCGGCCGGACCGGGCCGCGGGCGGGCGTTACGAGGTCGCCGACGGCGTCAAGCTCTCGGCCGCCGTCGGTCGCGGCAATGATCGCAGCTTCTTCAACGCCGGCCTGACGTGGGAGTTCTGA
- a CDS encoding FAD-dependent oxidoreductase — MTTVPKLLVIGGVAAGASCAARARRLREDAEIMMIERGPDVSFANCGLPYFIGGEIGSREVLAVQTPASLQSLLKLDVRTGCEAIRIDRANKRVEVRHLDSGSPEWQHYDKLMLAPGAAPLRPALPGVGDARIHTLRNLQDMDRIVAATASGMRAVVVGAGFIGLEMTEQLHRRGLSVQLVELQPQVFPQLDATMAALLESELRHHDVGLTLGDAVARFEPLEDALRCHLASGKTLDADLVVLAIGVRPDTDLAREAGLQLGPQGHIVVDEFQRTSDPDIYAAGDAVEVADRVSGGRTAVPMGGPANRQGRVAADHMFRPDLARPFPGAQGTAIVRAFGAVAGITGWSEKRLLAAGTPFDTVTVNDHQHATYYPGARPLTLKILWDPVSGRLLGAQASGFEGIDKRLDVLATAITGGLTVEDLCHLELAYAPPFGTAKDVVNLAGFAACNRRDGLVSHTTALPTDPWVQVVDVRPRPLAEAYPAPGKVINIPFATLRANLDKLDRNRPVVTLCAFGKMSYFAARILRQQGFAVTSFSGGLKANIDPRTPARLPSV; from the coding sequence ATGACGACTGTTCCCAAACTGCTGGTGATCGGCGGCGTGGCCGCCGGCGCCTCCTGCGCCGCGCGCGCCCGCCGCCTGCGCGAGGACGCCGAGATCATGATGATCGAGCGCGGCCCCGACGTCTCGTTCGCCAATTGCGGCCTGCCGTACTTCATCGGCGGCGAGATCGGCAGCCGCGAAGTGCTCGCGGTGCAGACGCCGGCCTCGCTGCAAAGCCTGCTCAAGCTCGATGTCCGCACCGGTTGCGAAGCCATACGGATAGACCGCGCCAACAAGCGGGTCGAGGTCCGCCACCTGGACAGTGGCAGCCCCGAGTGGCAGCACTACGACAAGCTCATGCTGGCGCCCGGCGCGGCGCCGTTGCGGCCGGCCCTGCCCGGCGTCGGCGACGCCCGGATCCATACGCTGCGCAACCTGCAGGACATGGACCGCATCGTCGCCGCCACCGCGTCCGGCATGCGCGCGGTGGTGGTCGGCGCCGGCTTCATCGGCCTCGAGATGACCGAGCAGCTGCATCGCCGGGGCTTGTCGGTGCAGTTGGTCGAGCTGCAGCCGCAGGTCTTTCCCCAACTCGACGCGACCATGGCGGCGCTGCTGGAGAGCGAACTGCGCCACCACGACGTCGGCCTGACGCTGGGCGATGCGGTGGCGCGCTTCGAGCCCCTGGAGGACGCCCTGCGCTGCCACCTTGCATCCGGCAAGACGCTAGATGCCGATCTGGTGGTGCTGGCCATCGGCGTCCGCCCAGACACCGATCTCGCCCGCGAGGCCGGGCTGCAGCTCGGTCCGCAGGGACACATCGTGGTCGACGAATTCCAGCGCACGTCCGACCCCGACATCTATGCCGCCGGCGATGCCGTGGAAGTCGCCGACCGCGTATCGGGCGGACGGACCGCCGTGCCGATGGGTGGCCCGGCCAACCGGCAGGGCAGGGTGGCTGCCGACCACATGTTCCGCCCCGACCTGGCACGTCCTTTCCCCGGTGCGCAGGGCACGGCCATCGTGCGTGCCTTCGGGGCGGTTGCCGGCATCACCGGCTGGAGCGAAAAACGCCTGCTTGCCGCCGGCACCCCCTTCGACACGGTCACCGTCAACGATCACCAGCACGCCACCTACTATCCCGGTGCACGGCCCTTGACGCTGAAGATCCTGTGGGATCCGGTGAGCGGCCGCCTGCTCGGCGCGCAGGCGAGCGGCTTCGAGGGCATAGACAAGCGCCTCGACGTGCTCGCCACCGCGATCACCGGCGGCCTTACGGTGGAGGACCTGTGCCATCTGGAGCTGGCCTACGCGCCGCCCTTCGGCACCGCCAAGGACGTGGTGAATCTGGCCGGCTTCGCGGCCTGCAACCGCCGCGACGGGCTCGTCAGCCACACCACCGCGCTGCCGACCGACCCCTGGGTGCAGGTGGTCGATGTCCGGCCCAGGCCGCTGGCCGAAGCCTATCCGGCGCCGGGCAAGGTCATCAACATTCCCTTCGCCACGCTGCGCGCCAATCTGGACAAACTGGACCGGAACCGGCCGGTGGTCACGCTGTGCGCGTTCGGCAAGATGAGCTATTTCGCCGCCCGCATCCTGCGCCAGCAGGGCTTTGCGGTCACGAGCTTCAGCGGCGGCCTCAAGGCCAACATCGATCCGCGCACGCCGGCCCGGCTGCCGAGCGTCTGA
- a CDS encoding VOC family protein, which translates to MPKPKLIHTMIRVLDLDKSLAFYRDALALEEAYRLDFPDFALAYLRNPENDFELELTLNKGRSEPYTHGTGYGHIAVCVDDVEAEHRRLVALGLLPTDVKSFRDGDALIARFFFIQDPDGYKVEVLERHGHYQ; encoded by the coding sequence ATGCCAAAGCCAAAACTCATCCACACCATGATCCGGGTCCTGGACCTGGACAAGTCCCTGGCCTTCTACCGCGATGCGCTAGCACTGGAAGAGGCCTACCGCCTCGACTTCCCCGACTTCGCGCTGGCCTACCTGCGCAACCCCGAGAACGACTTCGAGCTGGAACTCACGCTCAACAAGGGGCGCAGCGAGCCCTACACCCACGGCACCGGCTACGGCCACATCGCCGTCTGCGTAGACGACGTCGAGGCCGAGCATCGCCGCCTCGTCGCGCTGGGCCTGCTGCCCACCGACGTCAAGAGCTTCCGCGACGGCGACGCCCTGATCGCCCGCTTCTTCTTCATCCAGGACCCCGACGGCTACAAGGTCGAGGTGCTGGAACGCCACGGCCACTACCAGTGA
- a CDS encoding DUF2141 domain-containing protein produces the protein MTTPPLPRLAALLFTLGASPVFAAQPLEVSLAGVQHARGSVRVGLYADPKTFRKEAQAYAVEQVPAAAGTVTVRFTEVPPGRYAIMAYHDEDGNGELNRRLGMFPTEGYGLSNNPSVIGPPAFDDSAFDVGEGAQSVGIEMRY, from the coding sequence GTGACCACGCCACCCCTGCCCCGCCTTGCCGCCCTTCTTTTCACCCTCGGCGCAAGCCCGGTCTTCGCCGCCCAGCCGCTGGAGGTCAGTCTTGCCGGCGTGCAGCATGCGCGCGGCAGCGTCCGGGTCGGCCTTTACGCCGATCCCAAGACTTTCCGCAAGGAAGCGCAGGCCTACGCGGTGGAGCAGGTGCCGGCTGCGGCCGGCACGGTGACGGTCCGTTTCACTGAGGTGCCGCCCGGGCGCTACGCGATCATGGCCTACCACGACGAAGACGGTAACGGCGAACTCAACCGCCGCCTGGGCATGTTCCCGACCGAGGGCTACGGGCTGTCGAACAATCCGTCGGTGATCGGTCCGCCGGCCTTCGACGACAGCGCCTTCGATGTCGGCGAAGGCGCGCAGAGTGTCGGCATCGAGATGCGCTACTGA
- the petA gene encoding ubiquinol-cytochrome c reductase iron-sulfur subunit, protein MSAFLEDRRKLLIATTGAGAVATAATAVPFVASLTPSARARASGAPVEVDVGKLAVGEMMTVEWRGKPVWILRRSPAMLAALAEHDARLADAASSEAQQPHYATNPHRSIRPEFLVVIGICTHLGCSPSEKFATGAGAGMAADWPGGFLCPCHGSTFDLAGRVFLKQPAPTNLEVPPHAWLSDAVVRIGEADTASA, encoded by the coding sequence ATGTCTGCCTTTCTCGAAGATCGTCGCAAACTGTTGATTGCCACCACCGGTGCCGGCGCCGTGGCCACTGCCGCGACGGCCGTCCCCTTCGTCGCCAGCCTGACGCCGTCGGCCCGCGCCCGCGCCAGTGGCGCGCCGGTCGAGGTCGATGTCGGCAAGCTGGCCGTCGGCGAAATGATGACCGTCGAGTGGCGCGGCAAGCCGGTCTGGATCCTGCGACGCAGCCCGGCGATGCTGGCCGCGCTGGCGGAGCACGACGCCCGCCTGGCCGATGCAGCCTCGTCCGAGGCGCAGCAGCCCCACTACGCGACCAATCCGCATCGCTCGATCCGGCCCGAATTCCTGGTGGTGATCGGGATCTGCACCCACCTCGGCTGCTCGCCGTCGGAGAAGTTCGCCACCGGGGCGGGCGCCGGCATGGCGGCCGACTGGCCCGGCGGCTTTCTGTGCCCTTGCCACGGTTCGACTTTCGACCTTGCAGGGCGTGTCTTTCTCAAGCAGCCGGCGCCGACCAACCTCGAAGTGCCGCCCCACGCCTGGCTGTCGGATGCCGTCGTGCGCATCGGCGAGGCCGACACCGCTTCGGCCTGA
- a CDS encoding ParD-like family protein — MGILKISEQMHENLRSTSAALSRSINAQAEHWLRVGMLAELNPTLSYGDICQLLIQAHQAADLIPAAVRPAVEPEAA, encoded by the coding sequence ATGGGAATTCTGAAGATCTCCGAGCAGATGCACGAAAACCTGCGCTCCACCAGCGCTGCGCTCAGTCGCTCCATCAACGCGCAAGCCGAACACTGGCTTCGAGTCGGCATGTTGGCCGAACTCAATCCCACGTTGAGCTATGGCGACATCTGCCAGTTGCTGATTCAGGCACATCAGGCTGCGGATCTCATCCCGGCTGCCGTTCGGCCGGCCGTCGAGCCGGAGGCGGCGTGA
- a CDS encoding twin-arginine translocation signal domain-containing protein, translated as MSEHPVSLGALAAPRVTRRAFLKGSGLLVGTLWASSSALLALAPSRAWALELKSLDQATGEALLGFCRRIFPHDKLDDAVYALVVKELDAAAAKSPETRKLLVDGVATLAQLAGGNWAGAPLAKKDAIVASLAGKPFFLKVHGTAVVALYNNELAFAHFGYEGNAFQQGGGYLLRGFNDLKWLPNPSAQASPAPFGA; from the coding sequence ATGTCCGAACATCCCGTATCCCTCGGCGCGCTCGCCGCGCCGCGCGTGACCCGGCGGGCCTTCCTCAAGGGCAGCGGCCTGCTCGTGGGCACCCTGTGGGCCAGTTCCAGCGCACTGCTGGCGCTCGCCCCGAGCCGCGCCTGGGCGCTGGAGCTGAAGAGCCTGGACCAGGCCACCGGTGAAGCGCTGCTCGGCTTCTGTCGCCGCATCTTCCCCCACGACAAGCTGGACGACGCCGTCTATGCACTGGTGGTGAAGGAGCTGGATGCCGCCGCTGCCAAGAGCCCCGAGACCCGCAAGCTGCTGGTGGACGGCGTCGCCACGCTGGCCCAGCTGGCGGGCGGCAACTGGGCGGGCGCACCGCTGGCCAAGAAGGACGCCATCGTCGCCAGCCTGGCCGGCAAGCCCTTCTTCCTGAAGGTGCATGGCACCGCGGTAGTGGCGCTCTACAACAACGAACTGGCTTTTGCCCACTTCGGCTACGAAGGCAATGCCTTCCAGCAGGGCGGCGGCTATCTGCTGCGCGGCTTCAACGACCTGAAGTGGCTGCCCAACCCGAGCGCCCAGGCCAGCCCGGCGCCGTTCGGCGCCTGA
- a CDS encoding GMC family oxidoreductase yields the protein MATYKHDDNSVVVIIGSGAGGGTLANELCQKGVKVVVLEAGKRQSPATFINDEWAAFGQLSWTDKRTTSGSWRVAKDFPNLPAWICKTVGGTTTHWAGASLRFQEHEFQARTVYGDVAGANLLDWPLTLKELEPYYARAEDKMGVTRTTDIPGLPGNNNFKVFYNGATKLGYGATTGRMAINSQPRADRGACQQYGFCFQGCKSGAKWSTLYTEIPAAEKTGKLELRTECHVARIEHDAAGKVSGVVYFDKDGKEQRQKARVVCVAGNAIETPRLLLMSASSKFPNGLANSSGQVGRNYMRHTTGSVYATFEQEVRMYRGTTMAGIVQDEAHHNTKRGFAGGYELETLSLGLPFMAAFLNPGGWGKDFADAMDHYAHMAGLWIVGEDMPQESNRITLHATEKDQWGLPVPNVHYDDHPNDVAMRKHAYQQSTALYQAVGAKKVYEVPPYPSTHNLGTCRMSAKARDGVVNKWGQTHDIPNLFISDGSQYTTGATENPTLTIVTLAIRQAEYIAGQMQARAL from the coding sequence ATGGCAACGTACAAGCACGACGACAATTCGGTAGTGGTCATCATCGGTTCGGGCGCCGGCGGCGGCACCCTGGCCAACGAGCTGTGCCAGAAGGGCGTGAAGGTGGTGGTGCTGGAGGCGGGCAAGCGCCAGTCGCCGGCCACCTTCATCAACGACGAGTGGGCCGCGTTCGGTCAGCTGTCGTGGACCGACAAGCGAACCACCTCCGGCAGCTGGCGGGTGGCGAAGGACTTTCCCAACCTGCCGGCCTGGATCTGCAAGACGGTGGGTGGCACCACCACGCACTGGGCGGGCGCCTCGCTGCGCTTCCAGGAGCACGAGTTCCAGGCGCGCACGGTGTATGGCGACGTCGCCGGCGCCAACCTGCTCGACTGGCCGCTGACGCTGAAGGAGCTGGAACCCTACTACGCGCGCGCCGAAGACAAGATGGGCGTGACGCGCACCACCGACATCCCCGGCCTGCCCGGCAACAACAACTTCAAGGTGTTCTATAACGGCGCCACCAAGCTGGGCTACGGCGCGACCACCGGGCGCATGGCGATCAACAGCCAGCCGCGCGCCGATCGCGGCGCCTGCCAGCAGTACGGCTTCTGTTTCCAGGGCTGCAAGAGCGGCGCCAAGTGGTCCACGCTCTATACGGAGATTCCCGCCGCGGAGAAGACCGGCAAGCTGGAGCTGCGCACCGAATGCCACGTCGCCCGCATCGAGCACGATGCCGCTGGCAAGGTCAGCGGTGTGGTGTATTTCGACAAGGACGGCAAGGAGCAGCGCCAGAAGGCGAGGGTGGTGTGCGTGGCCGGCAACGCCATCGAGACGCCGCGCCTGCTGCTGATGTCGGCCTCGAGCAAGTTCCCCAACGGGCTGGCCAACTCGTCGGGCCAGGTCGGCCGCAACTACATGCGCCACACCACCGGTTCGGTCTACGCCACCTTCGAGCAGGAGGTGCGCATGTACCGCGGCACCACCATGGCCGGCATCGTGCAGGACGAGGCGCACCACAACACCAAGCGCGGCTTTGCCGGCGGCTACGAGCTGGAGACGCTGTCGCTCGGCCTGCCCTTCATGGCCGCCTTCCTCAACCCCGGCGGCTGGGGCAAGGACTTCGCCGATGCCATGGACCACTACGCGCACATGGCGGGGCTGTGGATCGTCGGCGAGGACATGCCGCAGGAATCCAACCGCATCACCCTGCATGCCACCGAGAAGGACCAGTGGGGCCTGCCGGTGCCCAACGTGCACTACGACGACCACCCCAACGACGTCGCCATGCGCAAGCACGCCTACCAGCAGTCCACGGCGCTGTACCAGGCGGTGGGGGCGAAGAAGGTGTACGAGGTGCCGCCCTATCCCTCGACCCACAACCTGGGCACCTGCCGCATGAGCGCAAAGGCGCGTGACGGCGTGGTGAACAAGTGGGGCCAGACGCACGACATCCCCAACCTCTTCATTTCGGACGGCAGCCAGTACACCACCGGCGCGACGGAAAACCCGACGCTGACCATCGTCACGCTGGCCATCCGCCAGGCCGAGTACATCGCCGGGCAGATGCAGGCACGCGCCCTCTGA
- the map gene encoding type I methionyl aminopeptidase: MARRAGALAADVLRMIAEHVRPGITTGELDRICHDYIVDELKAIPANVGYNGYPNTILTSVNHVVCHGIPSCKRLKDGDIINVDVAVIKDGWYGDTSRMYFVGEPGILARRLVRTTYEALRAGILAVRPGATLGDVGHAIQTVAHREGFSVVRGFCGHGIGTVYHDEPQVLHFGRPGAGLVLEPGMIFTVEPMLNAGRPGTKQLADGWTVVTKDRSLSAQWEHMVAVTDGGFEILTSWPDEYGDYSPITSEVSPSPAAAC, translated from the coding sequence ATGGCGCGGCGCGCAGGCGCATTGGCGGCAGACGTGCTCAGGATGATTGCCGAGCACGTCAGGCCAGGCATTACCACGGGCGAACTGGACAGGATCTGCCACGACTACATCGTCGACGAATTGAAGGCCATCCCTGCCAACGTGGGCTACAACGGCTATCCGAACACCATCCTCACTTCCGTCAACCATGTCGTTTGCCACGGGATCCCTTCCTGCAAACGTCTGAAGGATGGCGACATCATCAACGTCGACGTCGCCGTCATCAAGGACGGCTGGTACGGTGATACCAGCCGCATGTATTTTGTTGGGGAACCGGGAATTCTTGCCAGGCGCCTGGTGCGCACGACCTATGAGGCGCTGCGCGCCGGCATTCTGGCGGTGCGCCCTGGCGCAACACTGGGCGATGTTGGCCACGCCATTCAGACCGTCGCGCACCGCGAGGGATTCAGCGTCGTGCGCGGCTTCTGCGGTCATGGCATCGGGACTGTCTATCATGACGAACCGCAGGTGCTGCACTTCGGCCGGCCGGGCGCGGGTCTGGTGCTAGAGCCGGGCATGATCTTCACTGTCGAGCCAATGCTCAATGCGGGCAGACCAGGGACGAAGCAGTTGGCTGACGGCTGGACGGTCGTGACGAAGGATCGCTCCCTGTCGGCACAGTGGGAGCACATGGTGGCCGTAACGGATGGCGGCTTCGAGATCCTGACTTCGTGGCCCGACGAATACGGGGACTATTCGCCCATCACTTCAGAAGTGTCGCCTTCGCCCGCTGCGGCGTGTTGA
- a CDS encoding sigma-54-dependent Fis family transcriptional regulator, with amino-acid sequence MRDVSYRKSGARQAEAVQCGFGMQLAGNEDVALERATYSAWERFLTGEPLTPSAVDSPVLDSWTRSRAAGVNPVGRAAPVVARGDDMAPLRHRHRELMAASANLFAHTCDLLAGSRSIVLLTSPEGVVLDAAGDAATLEAARDIHLMTGGNWCEAVVGTNGIGTAIATRCPTHIHGAQHFCEGIKGWTCAAAPIFEPGTQDILGVLDISGPPQTYQRNNLLLAVSLAHQIEMVLSQSALGERLRLLEQCMGKLSLTDAAGMVAIDRQGRLIHSAGRVPLPVGVGERLPGFRPHADIEEWAEHLPEGLRPEWLHPVVSGGRTVGAVVLVPGRGVRGSPVARLAEQSSEADPRRSCFDSILGRSTAMQEATGLGRKLATKRVPVLVEGETGVGKELFARALHGGEHLGGPFITYNCGAASKELIAADLFGHVRGAFTGATNDGRPGRFELANGGTLCLDEIGEMPLDLQPVLLRALEEGIVYRLGDTQPRRVDVRLIAMTNRNLRDEVAAGRFRRDLYYRIGVTRLRIPPLREREGDLPLLATHFAEQLAERHGVARRQLGAEVLEALEAYCWPGNVRELRNVIESLLLMSSEPTVRLDELPEEILAAVPQRVRPPVPGVEPECASLEAAERCAIQKAVINFQGNLAQAARLLGISRSTLYRKVERYGLEDFVRAAGGNLEAEGGGAPD; translated from the coding sequence ATGCGGGACGTTTCTTACCGAAAGTCCGGCGCTCGGCAGGCCGAGGCGGTGCAGTGCGGCTTCGGCATGCAGTTGGCCGGGAACGAGGACGTGGCGCTCGAGCGCGCCACCTACTCGGCCTGGGAGCGCTTCCTGACCGGCGAGCCGCTGACGCCGAGTGCGGTCGATTCGCCGGTGCTGGATTCCTGGACCCGCAGCCGCGCCGCCGGGGTCAACCCGGTCGGCCGCGCTGCACCGGTGGTGGCGCGCGGCGACGACATGGCGCCGCTGCGTCATCGCCATCGCGAACTGATGGCGGCCTCCGCCAACCTCTTCGCCCATACCTGCGACCTGCTGGCCGGGTCGCGTTCCATCGTGCTGCTCACCAGCCCCGAGGGCGTGGTGCTGGACGCCGCCGGCGATGCCGCGACGCTGGAGGCGGCACGCGACATCCACCTGATGACCGGCGGCAACTGGTGCGAGGCGGTGGTCGGCACCAACGGCATCGGCACCGCGATCGCCACCCGCTGCCCGACCCACATCCACGGCGCCCAGCACTTCTGCGAGGGCATCAAGGGCTGGACCTGTGCCGCGGCGCCCATCTTCGAGCCGGGCACGCAGGATATCCTCGGCGTGCTCGACATCTCCGGTCCGCCGCAGACCTACCAGCGCAACAACCTGCTGCTGGCGGTGTCGCTCGCCCACCAGATCGAAATGGTGCTGTCGCAGAGTGCGCTCGGCGAGCGCCTGCGCCTGCTCGAACAGTGCATGGGCAAGCTGTCGCTGACCGATGCCGCCGGCATGGTTGCGATCGACCGTCAGGGGCGGTTGATCCACTCCGCCGGGCGGGTGCCGCTGCCGGTGGGCGTGGGCGAACGGCTGCCCGGATTCCGGCCCCATGCCGACATCGAAGAGTGGGCCGAGCACCTGCCCGAAGGCCTGCGGCCGGAATGGCTGCATCCGGTGGTGTCGGGCGGGCGCACGGTGGGTGCGGTGGTGCTGGTTCCGGGGCGCGGCGTGCGTGGCTCGCCGGTGGCGCGGCTGGCCGAGCAGAGTTCCGAAGCCGACCCGCGGCGCTCCTGTTTCGACAGCATCCTCGGCCGCAGCACGGCGATGCAGGAAGCGACCGGCCTGGGCCGCAAGCTCGCCACCAAGCGGGTGCCGGTGCTGGTCGAGGGCGAGACCGGGGTGGGCAAGGAACTCTTCGCCCGCGCGCTGCACGGCGGCGAACACCTTGGCGGTCCCTTCATCACCTACAACTGCGGGGCGGCGTCGAAGGAGTTGATCGCCGCCGATCTGTTCGGCCATGTGCGCGGCGCCTTCACCGGCGCCACCAACGACGGCCGGCCGGGCCGCTTCGAACTCGCCAATGGCGGCACGCTCTGTCTGGACGAGATCGGCGAGATGCCGCTCGACCTGCAACCGGTGCTGCTGCGCGCGCTGGAGGAGGGCATCGTCTACCGCCTGGGCGACACCCAGCCGCGCCGGGTGGATGTGCGGCTGATCGCCATGACCAACCGCAACCTGCGCGACGAGGTGGCCGCCGGCCGCTTCCGCCGCGATCTCTACTACCGCATCGGCGTGACCCGCCTGCGCATCCCGCCGCTGCGCGAACGCGAAGGCGATCTTCCGCTGCTGGCCACGCACTTCGCCGAACAGCTCGCCGAGCGTCATGGCGTGGCGCGGCGACAGCTTGGCGCGGAGGTGCTGGAGGCGCTGGAAGCCTATTGCTGGCCGGGCAACGTGCGCGAACTGCGCAACGTGATCGAGTCCTTGCTGCTGATGTCGTCCGAGCCGACGGTGCGGCTGGACGAACTGCCGGAAGAGATCCTCGCCGCGGTGCCGCAGCGCGTGCGTCCGCCGGTGCCGGGGGTGGAGCCGGAGTGCGCCAGCCTGGAGGCGGCCGAGCGCTGCGCCATCCAGAAGGCGGTGATCAACTTCCAGGGCAATCTCGCCCAGGCGGCACGCCTGCTCGGCATTTCGCGCAGCACCCTGTACCGCAAGGTGGAACGTTACGGGCTGGAGGATTTCGTGCGTGCGGCGGGCGGCAACCTGGAGGCCGAAGGCGGCGGCGCGCCCGACTAA
- a CDS encoding sigma-54-dependent Fis family transcriptional regulator, with protein MSDPRPLPELVSFIETLAEPHILCDRNYRIVAANAAYRGSCAAGRDVVGRTCYEVSHHYSVPCDRAGESCPLAKSLKSGQRERVLHLHHTPRGEEYVNIELSPVRDAAGEIAWFIEKMEPMHVARGVSDHRGLIGRAPAFQRMLELVMRVAPSDASVLLQGESGTGKELVAAAVHEASRRADRPFVVVDCSGLPEMLFESELFGHERGAFTGAVARKTGLVEAASGGTLFLDEVGDIPLGMQVKLLRLLETGTYRRVGSTELRRADIRLVSATHRPLQQMIRDGRFRQDLYFRINTFPITVPALRERTEDLPLLVASLLERVAPHRGLALSPAALRVLAAYPFPGNVRELRNVLERASLMCDGDLIGPEHLAEEVRQPPSPSIPSVGGPAFAAADEAALDLDEVQRQALLRALRSHRGSRRELARKLGLSERTLYRRLRALGLDQAQTLPDDADMA; from the coding sequence ATGTCCGATCCGCGCCCCTTGCCCGAGCTGGTGTCCTTCATCGAAACCCTGGCCGAGCCGCACATCCTGTGCGACCGCAACTACCGCATCGTCGCCGCCAACGCGGCCTATCGCGGTTCTTGCGCAGCGGGGCGTGACGTCGTCGGGCGCACCTGCTACGAAGTTTCGCACCACTACAGCGTGCCCTGCGACCGTGCCGGCGAATCCTGCCCCCTGGCCAAGAGCCTGAAGTCCGGCCAAAGGGAGCGTGTGCTGCACCTGCACCATACCCCGCGCGGCGAGGAGTACGTGAACATCGAGCTGTCGCCGGTGCGCGATGCGGCAGGGGAGATCGCCTGGTTCATCGAGAAGATGGAGCCGATGCACGTTGCCCGCGGCGTGTCCGACCATCGCGGCCTGATCGGCCGCGCGCCGGCCTTCCAGCGCATGCTCGAACTGGTGATGCGGGTGGCGCCGTCGGATGCCAGCGTGCTGCTGCAGGGCGAATCCGGCACCGGCAAGGAGCTGGTGGCCGCTGCGGTGCACGAGGCCAGCCGGCGTGCCGACCGCCCCTTCGTCGTGGTCGATTGTTCCGGGCTGCCTGAAATGCTGTTCGAGAGCGAGCTGTTCGGCCACGAACGCGGCGCCTTCACCGGCGCGGTGGCGCGCAAGACCGGCCTGGTCGAAGCCGCCAGCGGCGGCACGCTCTTCCTCGACGAGGTGGGCGACATTCCGCTCGGCATGCAGGTCAAGCTGCTGCGCCTGCTGGAAACGGGAACTTATCGCCGGGTCGGCTCCACCGAGCTGCGCCGCGCCGACATCCGGCTCGTCTCCGCTACCCACCGGCCGCTGCAGCAGATGATCCGCGACGGCCGGTTCCGGCAGGACCTCTATTTCCGCATCAACACCTTTCCGATCACCGTGCCGGCGCTGCGCGAGCGGACCGAAGACCTGCCGCTGCTGGTGGCGTCGCTGCTCGAACGGGTGGCGCCCCATCGTGGTCTGGCGCTGTCGCCCGCGGCCCTGCGGGTGCTGGCCGCCTACCCCTTCCCGGGCAATGTGCGCGAACTGCGCAACGTGCTCGAACGCGCCAGCCTGATGTGCGATGGCGATCTGATCGGGCCGGAGCACCTCGCCGAGGAAGTGCGCCAGCCGCCTTCGCCCTCGATCCCCAGCGTTGGCGGCCCGGCCTTCGCGGCGGCAGACGAGGCTGCGCTCGACCTCGACGAAGTGCAGCGCCAGGCCTTGCTCCGGGCGCTGCGCAGCCATCGCGGCAGCCGGCGCGAGTTGGCGCGCAAGCTCGGCCTGAGCGAGCGCACGCTCTACCGGCGGCTGCGGGCGCTTGGCCTCGACCAGGCGCAGACGCTGCCAGACGACGCTGACATGGCTTGA